The Phaseolus vulgaris cultivar G19833 unplaced genomic scaffold, P. vulgaris v2.0 scaffold_16, whole genome shotgun sequence genome includes a region encoding these proteins:
- the LOC137817108 gene encoding pentatricopeptide repeat-containing protein At1g25360 encodes MDVRTMGNRYLAQLTHTSLARAVHAHILTSGFNPFPLIINRLIDHYCKSSNIPYARHLFDKISKPDIVATTTLLSAYSAAGNIKLAHQLFNATPLTIRDTVSYNAMITAFSHSHDGYAALQLFVQMKRLGFVPDPFSFSSVLGALSLIADEERHCQQFHCEVLKRGVLSGPSVLNALMSCYVSCASSPLVDSCLVMAAARKLFDEAPHGLRDEPSWTTIIAGYVRNGDLVAARELLDGMTDHIAVAWNAMISGYVHRGLYEAAFDLLRRMHSLGIQLDEYTYTSVISAASNAGLFYIGRQVHAYVLRTVVQPSQHFVLSVNNVLITFYTRCGKLVEAKRVFDKMPVKDLVSWNAILSGYVNARCVEEANSIFREMPERSLLTWTVMISGLAQNGFGEEGLKLFNQMKLEGLEPCDYAYAGAIASCSVLGSLDNGQQLHSQITRLGHDSSLSVGNALITMYARCGLVEAADTVFFTMPYVDSVSWNAMIAALAQHGHGVKAIQLYEQMLKENILPDRITFLTILSACSHAGLVKEGRHYFDTMRAHYGITPEEDHYSRLIDLLCRAGMFSEAKNVTESMPFEPSAPIWEALLSGCRIHGNTELGIQAAEKLLKLMPQQDGTYISLSNMYATLGQWDEVARVRKLMRERGVKKEPGCSWIEVENMVHVFLVDDAVHPEVHAVYKYLEHLVHEMRKLGYVPDTKYVLHDMESEQKENALSTHSEKLAVVYGIMKIPLGATIRVFKNLRICGDCHSAFKFISKVVDREIIVRDRKRFHHFRNGECSCGNYW; translated from the coding sequence ATGGACGTTCGGACAATGGGCAATCGTTACTTGGCCCAACTCACCCACACCTCCCTTGCACGTGCCGTCCATGCTCACATCCTCACCTCAGGTTTCAACCCATTCCCTCTCATCATCAACCGTCTCATCGATCATTACTGCAAATCCTCCAACATCCCTTATGCCCGCCACCTGTTCGACAAAATTTCCAAACCAGATATCGTCGCAACTACCACCCTGCTTTCCGCCTACTCTGCTGCTGGCAACATCAAACTCGCTCACCAACTCTTTAACGCCACCCCCTTGACAATTCGTGACACCGTCAGTTACAACGCCATGATCACTGCCTTTTCCCACAGTCACGATGGTTACGCCGCTCTCCAACTCTTCGTACAAATGAAAAGGCTCGGTTTTGTTCCCGACCCGTTTTCCTTCTCAAGCGTTCTTGGCGCCCTGTCTCTGATAGCTGACGAAGAGAGGCATTGTCAGCAGTTTCACTGTGAGGTTCTCAAGAGGGGTGTACTCTCTGGGCCTTCTGTTTTGAATGCTTTGATGAGTTGTTATGTTTCTTGCGCCTCTTCGCCTTTGGTGGACTCTTGTTTGGTGATGGCAGCTGCTAGGAAGCTCTTTGATGAGGCACCTCATGGTTTGAGGGATGAACCTTCTTGGACTACCATCATTGCTGGCTATGTCAGGAATGGTGATCTCGTTGCCGCTCGTGAGCTTCTTGATGGAATGACTGACCACATTGCCGTTGCTTGGAATGCCATGATTTCTGGCTATGTGCATAGGGGGCTTTATGAGGCGGCGTTTGACTTGTTAAGGAGAATGCATTCCTTGGGAATTCAGCTAGATGAGTACACTTACACCAGTGTAATTAGTGCTGCTTCTAATGCTGGGTTGTTCTATATTGGAAGACAGGTGCATGCTTACGTTCTAAGAACAGTGGTGCAGCCATCACAGCATTTTGTTTTATCTGTGAATAATGTTTTGATTACTTTCTACACTAGATGTGGTAAACTGGTTGAGGCGAAGCGGGTTTTTGATAAGATGCCTGTAAAAGATCTCGTTTCATGGAATGCGATTTTGTCTGGGTATGTCAATGCTCGGTGCGTCGAGGAAGCTAACTCAATTTTCAGGGAGATGCCGGAGAGAAGTCTGTTGACATGGACTGTGATGATATCAGGCTTAGCACAAAATGGGTTTGGAGAAGAAGGTTTGAAGCTATTCAACCAGATGAAGTTAGAGGGATTGGAACCATGTGATTATGCATATGCTGGAGCAATTGCCTCTTGTTCTGTTCTTGGATCATTAGACAATGGACAACAACTACACTCTCAGATAACACGATTAGGTCATGATTCAAGCCTCTCAGTTGGCAATGCATTGATTACAATGTATGCAAGGTGTGGTCTTGTTGAAGCCGCTGATACAGTGTTTTTCACAATGCCTTATGTGGATTCAGTATCCTGGAATGCCATGATTGCAGCTCTTGCACAACATGGGCACGGTGTCAAAGCCATTCAACTTTATGAACAGATGTTGAAGGAAAATATATTACCTGATCGGATAACTtttctcacaattctctctgcTTGTAGCCATGCAGGTTTGGTCAAAGAGGGACGCCATTATTTTGATACAATGCGTGCTCATTATGGTATAACCCCAGAAGAGGATCACTATTCTCGGTTGATTGATTTGTTATGTCGAGCTGGTATGTTCTCGGAAGCGAAGAATGTCACTGAATCAATGCCTTTTGAGCCCAGCGCACCAATTTGGGAGGCTCTTCTTTCTGGTTGTCGGATTCATGGAAACACGGAATTAGGTATTCAAGCTGCTGAAAAACTCTTAAAACTTATGCCACAGCAAGATGGAACCTACATTAGTCTTTCCAATATGTATGCCACTTTAGGTCAGTGGGATGAAGTTGCCAGGGTGAGGAAATTAATGAGGGAGCGAGGGGTTAAGAAGGAACCTGGGTGTAGTTGGATTGAGGTTGAAAACATGGTCCATGTCTTTTTGGTTGATGATGCTGTACACCCTGAGGTGCATGCCGTGTACAAATATCTGGAGCATCTGGTACATGAAATGAGGAAATTGGGTTATGTTCCTGATACGAAGTATGTATTACATGATATGGAATCTGAACAAAAGGAAAATGCTTTGTCTACTCATAGTGAAAAGCTTGCTGTTGTTTATGGAATTATGAAAATTCCTTTAGGAGCCACAATTCGGGTTTTCAAAAATTTGAGGATATGCGGGGACTGCCATAGTGCATTCAAATTTATCTCCAAAGTAGTAGATCGAGAGATAATTGTCAGAGATAGGAAGAGATTTCACCATTTTAGAAATGGTGAATGTTCTTGTGGCAACTATTGGTAG